In the genome of Populus trichocarpa isolate Nisqually-1 chromosome 6, P.trichocarpa_v4.1, whole genome shotgun sequence, one region contains:
- the LOC7455647 gene encoding uncharacterized protein LOC7455647 isoform X3, with the protein MSADLNVNQIEEKISVLDQPEESARVDCNGNGKVNDHHGPDPVCAEDSVADQVGELKADRVESESITGFRDDDDPIEKEEDLQAVEKGREEKLAEIPEDHDVEGNKKELINHAELSNAVAEAQESQDTSVHVAESELNRSNNDEERVEEESKLNSTIDIKEHEDSQAVAINGVHNDLDLDQQRDLAEAQESQDTSVHVAESELNRSNNDEEMVEEESKLNSTIDIEEHEDSQAVAINGVHNDLDLDQQRDLAEAQESQDTSVHVAESELNRSNNDEEMVEEESKLNSTIDIKEHEDSQAVAINGVHNDLDLDQQRDLAEAQESQDTSVHVAESELSRSNNDEEKVEEESKLNSTIDIKEHEDSQAVAINGVHNDLDLDQQRDLAELITTEDVSESEPSQSRNDDEKVEESKLGSEDSQAVVSNAAHNFLASDQEKKLKELMNNDDVTEFKPKQSSIDVKVEEESKLDSAIHVEEIEDSQAAVINGACNSLDLNQEKEQPELIKDLPLEDSVEESGDPLKQNLETAPCPVMADEKLEAESAEGPTSDENRDGLPAGHAQDTAAETPVVDDLVDAKQNISKSSSENVELVATSDAETGQSFPISSDNGTTGDETSHILMDAVQSEVPHANGLDIHEKGGLLTSQESASQTVLVNDFVHTPEQNHTLEISTEVSSPAVLEEAPVESSESFPVSPINDIGAEPIVRIEDSCPVEDSKLCDIVRTETKVDNIGESADSHPVDDSKVEAEVENVLVAPSGHANDVKLDIGASSHSVESDEKVSILSIGNVDVESEVTEAVNEGDSNRTSVSIDNPDGETFKCDSTGNESYMPKIEVQADSEVENISTAAREEVPNRDGFVSQLEGEVSKNETPKPTSEDSAVVTSDEQYVVAELGKGPFYIIKVPRFDERNLREKVEDAKFQVEEKSKIRDAIQAQIQIIKAKRKEYEDSFLDARSEEKAARDLLKAKRKEIDSVQYIINRTRNALEIEEIDGRIRSMEHKIQHETLPLKEEKQFIRDIKQLKQIREQFSSNMGSQDEVQQAMDQKDQSEERLKSLRKEADVLRDSLLKAEAVTEDAKKKYNDEHEKINQLLFQHRAANDIRQEAFAHLQSLRKQLYEKSKFFYKYKDDLTAATNLALKGDKEELQRHCANQVERVMELWNNNDEFRKEYMSSNMRNTLRRLRTLDGRALGPDEQPPIIPNVVSQRATKHNVAPSAPALEVEKPVTPVETQRIDEKSTAKLGDKKNQTVKTKRQAKPASLENGLPTVSGRDQIEESRQEENKLPKEEESRQENKLTKEEESRQENKLTKEEVELARKIEELRKEKEAAMLKEQRRLEEKAKAKEAMERKKRNAEKAQARASLRAQREAEQKEKEKEKKAKKKEKRKAAAEDTKDIDEVESAPSSETPTETNESERTEKPVTVAKRPQKQTKAKSMPLPLRNKGKRKMQTWMWALITLLAVVALFFMGNSSFFNLGLQQRFGI; encoded by the exons ATGTCGGCGGATTTGAATGTGAATCAAATAGAGGAGAAGATATCTGTTTTGGATCAGCCTGAAGAATCCGCTCGCGTTGATTGTAATGGGAATGGCAAGGTTAATGATCATCATGGCCCTGATCCTGTCTGTGCCGAAGACTCTGTAGCTGATCAGGTTGGAGAATTGAAGGCTGATCGTGTCGAATCCGAGTCCATTACTGGGTTCCGTGACGACGACGATCCGATCGAGAAAGAAGAAGATCTTCAG gCTGTTGAGAAGGGGAGGGAGGAAAAGTTGGCGGAGATACCAGAAGATCATGATGTAGAAGGGAACAAAAAGGAGTTAATTAATCATGCTGAACTCTCAAATGCAG TGGCAGAAGCTCAGGAATCGCAAGACACAAGTGTGCATGTTGCTGAATCTGAGCTAAATCGGTCAAATAATGATGAG GAGAGGGTTGAGGAGGAAAGCAAATTGAATTCGACCATTGACATAAAAGAACATGAAGATTCTCAGGCTGTAGCTATCAATGGTGTTCATAATGATTTGGATTTGGATCAGCAGAGGGACCTGGCAGAAGCTCAGGAATCGCAAGACACAAGTGTGCATGTTGCTGAATCTGAGCTAAATCGGTCAAATAATGATGAGGAGATGGTTGAGGAGGAAAGCAAATTGAATTCGACCATTGACATAGAAGAACATGAAGATTCTCAGGCTGTAGCTATCAATGGTGTTCATAATGATTTGGATTTGGATCAGCAGAGGGACCTGGCAGAAGCTCAGGAATCGCAAGACACTAGTGTGCATGTTGCTGAATCTGAGCTAAATCGGTCAAATAATGATGAGGAGATGGTTGAGGAGGAAAGCAAATTGAATTCGACCATTGACATAAAAGAACATGAAGATTCTCAGGCTGTAGCCATCAATGGTGTTCATAATGATTTGGATTTGGATCAGCAGAGGGACCTGGCAGAAGCTCAGGAATCGCAAGACACAAGTGTGCATGTTGCTGAATCTGAGCTAAGTCGGTCAAATAATGATGAGGAGAAGGTTGAGGAGGAAAGCAAATTGAATTCGACCATTGACATAAAAGAACATGAAGATTCTCAGGCTGTAGCTATCAATGGTGTTCATAATGATTTGGATTTGGATCAGCAGAGGGACCTGGCAGAATTGATCACCACTGAAGATGTTTCTGAATCTGAGCCCAGTCAGTCTAGGAATGATGACGAGAAGGTTGAGGAAAGCAAATTGGGTTCTGAAGATTCTCAGGCTGTAGTTAGCAATGCTGCTCATAATTTTCTAGCCTCAGATCAAGAGAAGAAACTGAAGGAATTGATGAATAATGATGATGTTACTGAATTCAAGCCAAAACAATCTAGCATTGATGTGAAGGTAGAGGAGGAAAGCAAATTGGACTCGGCCATCCATgtagaagaaattgaagattCTCAGGCTGCAGTTATCAATGGTGCCTGTAATAGTTTGGATTTGAACCAGGAGAAGGAACAGCCAGAATTGATCAAGGATCTTCCTCTGGAAGATTCTGTGGAGGAGTCTGGGGATCCCCTCAAGCAGAATCTGGAAACAGCTCCATGTCCAGTCATGGCTGATGAAAAATTGGAAGCAGAATCTGCTGAAGGCCCTACATCTGATGAAAATAGAGATGGCTTGCCTGCTGGTCATGCTCAAGATACTGCTGCAGAAACTCCGGTTGTTGATGACCTGGTTGATGCCAAACAAAATATATCTAAGAGCTCTTCTGAAAATGTTGAACTTGTAGCAACTTCTGATGCTGAAACTGGTCAGAGTTTTCCAATTTCTAGTGATAATGGTACAACAGGAGATGAAACAAGTCACATCCTTATGGATGCTGTGCAATCAGAAGTGCCACATGCTAATGGCCTTGATATTCATGAAAAAGGAGGATTGCTTACTAGCCAGGAAAGTGCTTCACAAACTGTTCTTGTTAATGACTTTGTTCATACACCAGAGCAAAACCATACCTTAGAAATCAGCACGGAAGTGTCCTCCCCTGCTGTTCTCGAGGAAGCACCTGTTGAAAGTAGTGAAAGTTTCCCAGTTTCTCCTATCAATGATATTGGAGCAGAACCAATTGTCAGAATTGAGGATTCTTGTCCAGTAGAAGATTCCAAGTTATGTGATATTGTAAGAACAGAGACCAAGGTTGATAACATAGGTGAAAGTGCTGATTCTCATCCTGTTGATGATTCAAAAGTAGAGGCTGAAGTTGAGAATGTCCTTGTTGCACCAAGTGGCCATGCTAATGATGTGAAGCTAGATATTGGGGCTAGTTCCCATTCCGTTGAATCTGATGAGAAAGTATCTATTTTGTCAATCGGTAATGTGGATGTAGAATCTGAAGTCACAGAAGCAGTGAACGAAGGTGATAGCAACAGAACTTCTGTTTCCATTGACAATCCAGATGGAGAAACCTTTAAATGTGATTCAACTGGGAATGAAAGCTACATGCCCAAAATTGAAGTCCAAGCAGACTCAGaagttgaaaatatatcaactGCAGCAAGGGAAGAAGTGCCCAACAGAGATGGCTTTGTGTCTCAGCTTGAGGGTGAGGTTAGTAAGAATGAAACTCCCAAACCTACTTCGGAAGACTCTGCGGTTGTTACCTCTGATGAGCAATATGTTGTTGCTGAGCTGGGGAAAGGGCCATTCTACATAATTAAGGTTCCAAGATTTGATGAAAGAAATTTAAGAGAGAAGGTTGAAGATGCTAAATTTCAAGTTGAGGAGAAGAGTAAAATCCGGGATGCTATTCAAGCTCAAATCCAAATAATAaag GCCAAGCGTAAAGAGTATGAAGATAGCTTTTTAGATGCCAGATCAGAAGAGAAAGCTGCACGTGACTTGCTTAAGGCCAAGCGGAAGGAAATAGATTCtgttcaatatataattaacagaaCGAGGAATGCCCTTGAAATTGAGGAAATTGATGGCAGG ATACGCTCTATGGAACACAAGATACAACATGAAACCCTGCCTTTGAAGGAAGAAAAGCAGTTCATTCGTGATATCAAGCAGTTGAAGCAAATTCGAGAGCAGTTCTCTTCTAATATGGGCAGCCAGGATGAAGTTCAGCAGGCTATGGATCAGAAAGATCAAAGTGAAGAGCGCTTAAAG TCTTTGAGGAAAGAAGCAGATGTATTGAGAGACAGCCTTCTCAAAGCTGAAGCAGTCACTGAAGATGCTAAGAAGAAATATAATGATGAACATGAGAAGATAAATCAATTGCTATTTCAGCATAGAGCTGCTAATGATATACGACAAGAAGCATTTGCGCATTTGCAGAGTTTGAGGAAACAATTATATGAAAAG agtaaatttttttacaagTACAAAGATGATTTAACAGCAGCAACTAATTTGGCATTGAAGGGAGATAAAGAGGAACTTCAACGTCATTGTGCTAACCAA GTGGAGAGAGTTATGGAATTATGGAATAACAATGACGAGTTCCGGAAAGAGTACATGAGTTCCAACATGAGGAATACATTAAGGAGACTGCGGACATTGGATGGTCGTGCACTGGGCCCTGATGAACAGCCACCCATTATTCCAAATGTTGTTAGTCAAAGAGCgaccaaacacaatgttgcACCATCAGCTCCTGCTCTTGAAGTAGAAAAGCCAGTTACACCTGTGGAGACCCAAAGGATAGATGAAAAATCCACAGCAAAGCTTGGGGACAAAAAGAATCAGACTGTTAAAACTAAAAGGCAGGCAAAACCTGCTTCCTTGGAGAATGGTTTGCCAACTGTTTCTGGAAGAGATCAGATTGAAGAATCAAGACAAGAGGAGAATAAGCTTCCGAAGGAGGAAGAATCAAGGCAAGAGAATAAGCTTACGAAGGAGGAAGAATCAAGGCAAGAGAATAAGCTTACAAAGGAGGAAGTTGAGTTAGCCAGGAAGATAGAGGAATTGAGGAAGGAAAAGGAAGCAGCCATGTTAAAGGAGCAACGGAGATTGGAGGAGAAGGCCAAAGCAAAAGAGgcaatggagaggaaaaaacgAAATGCAGAAAAGGCCCAGGCCAGGGCTTCGCTAAGAGCACAAAGGGAAGCTGAGCAGAAAGAGAAG gaaaaggagaagaaggcaaagaagaaggaaaaaaggaagGCAGCAGCAGAGGATACTAAAGATATCGATGAGGTTGAGTCTGCTCCTAGTTCTGAAACTCCAACTGAAACCAATGAGTCTGAAAGAACCGAGAAGCCTGTGACTGTGGCAAAGAGGCCTCAAAAGCAAACAAAGGCAAAATCTATGCCTCTGCCTCTTCGCAACAAGGGTAAGAGAAAGATGCAAACATGGATGTGGGCCCTTATCACACTGCTGGCTGTTGTTGCCTTGTTTTTTATGGGGAACAGCAGCTTCTTTAATCTTGGGCTGCAACAAAGGTTTGGcatctaa
- the LOC7455647 gene encoding uncharacterized protein LOC7455647 isoform X2, giving the protein MSADLNVNQIEEKISVLDQPEESARVDCNGNGKVNDHHGPDPVCAEDSVADQVGELKADRVESESITGFRDDDDPIEKEEDLQAVEKGREEKLAEIPEDHDVEGNKKELINHAELSNAEAQESQDTSVHVAESELNRSNNDEVMVEEESKLNSTIDIKEHEDSQAVAINGVHNDLDLDQQRDLAEAQESQDNSVHVAESELNRSNNDEERVEEESKLNSTIDIKEHEDSQAVAINGVHNDLDLDQQRDLAEAQESQDTSVHVAESELNRSNNDEEMVEEESKLNSTIDIEEHEDSQAVAINGVHNDLDLDQQRDLAEAQESQDTSVHVAESELNRSNNDEEMVEEESKLNSTIDIKEHEDSQAVAINGVHNDLDLDQQRDLAEAQESQDTSVHVAESELSRSNNDEEKVEEESKLNSTIDIKEHEDSQAVAINGVHNDLDLDQQRDLAELITTEDVSESEPSQSRNDDEKVEESKLGSEDSQAVVSNAAHNFLASDQEKKLKELMNNDDVTEFKPKQSSIDVKVEEESKLDSAIHVEEIEDSQAAVINGACNSLDLNQEKEQPELIKDLPLEDSVEESGDPLKQNLETAPCPVMADEKLEAESAEGPTSDENRDGLPAGHAQDTAAETPVVDDLVDAKQNISKSSSENVELVATSDAETGQSFPISSDNGTTGDETSHILMDAVQSEVPHANGLDIHEKGGLLTSQESASQTVLVNDFVHTPEQNHTLEISTEVSSPAVLEEAPVESSESFPVSPINDIGAEPIVRIEDSCPVEDSKLCDIVRTETKVDNIGESADSHPVDDSKVEAEVENVLVAPSGHANDVKLDIGASSHSVESDEKVSILSIGNVDVESEVTEAVNEGDSNRTSVSIDNPDGETFKCDSTGNESYMPKIEVQADSEVENISTAAREEVPNRDGFVSQLEGEVSKNETPKPTSEDSAVVTSDEQYVVAELGKGPFYIIKVPRFDERNLREKVEDAKFQVEEKSKIRDAIQAQIQIIKAKRKEYEDSFLDARSEEKAARDLLKAKRKEIDSVQYIINRTRNALEIEEIDGRIRSMEHKIQHETLPLKEEKQFIRDIKQLKQIREQFSSNMGSQDEVQQAMDQKDQSEERLKSLRKEADVLRDSLLKAEAVTEDAKKKYNDEHEKINQLLFQHRAANDIRQEAFAHLQSLRKQLYEKSKFFYKYKDDLTAATNLALKGDKEELQRHCANQVERVMELWNNNDEFRKEYMSSNMRNTLRRLRTLDGRALGPDEQPPIIPNVVSQRATKHNVAPSAPALEVEKPVTPVETQRIDEKSTAKLGDKKNQTVKTKRQAKPASLENGLPTVSGRDQIEESRQEENKLPKEEESRQENKLTKEEESRQENKLTKEEVELARKIEELRKEKEAAMLKEQRRLEEKAKAKEAMERKKRNAEKAQARASLRAQREAEQKEKEKEKKAKKKEKRKAAAEDTKDIDEVESAPSSETPTETNESERTEKPVTVAKRPQKQTKAKSMPLPLRNKGKRKMQTWMWALITLLAVVALFFMGNSSFFNLGLQQRFGI; this is encoded by the exons ATGTCGGCGGATTTGAATGTGAATCAAATAGAGGAGAAGATATCTGTTTTGGATCAGCCTGAAGAATCCGCTCGCGTTGATTGTAATGGGAATGGCAAGGTTAATGATCATCATGGCCCTGATCCTGTCTGTGCCGAAGACTCTGTAGCTGATCAGGTTGGAGAATTGAAGGCTGATCGTGTCGAATCCGAGTCCATTACTGGGTTCCGTGACGACGACGATCCGATCGAGAAAGAAGAAGATCTTCAG gCTGTTGAGAAGGGGAGGGAGGAAAAGTTGGCGGAGATACCAGAAGATCATGATGTAGAAGGGAACAAAAAGGAGTTAATTAATCATGCTGAACTCTCAAATGCAG AAGCTCAGGAATCGCAAGACACAAGTGTGCATGTTGCTGAATCTGAGCTAAATCGGTCAAATAATGATGAGGTGATGGTTGAAGAGGAAAGCAAATTGAATTCGACCATTGACATAAAAGAACATGAAGATTCTCAGGCTGTAGCTATCAATGGTGTTCATAATGATTTGGATTTGGATCAGCAGAGGGACCTGGCAGAAGCTCAGGAATCGCAAGACAATAGTGTGCATGTTGCTGAATCTGAGCTAAATCGGTCAAATAATGATGAGGAGAGGGTTGAGGAGGAAAGCAAATTGAATTCGACCATTGACATAAAAGAACATGAAGATTCTCAGGCTGTAGCTATCAATGGTGTTCATAATGATTTGGATTTGGATCAGCAGAGGGACCTGGCAGAAGCTCAGGAATCGCAAGACACAAGTGTGCATGTTGCTGAATCTGAGCTAAATCGGTCAAATAATGATGAGGAGATGGTTGAGGAGGAAAGCAAATTGAATTCGACCATTGACATAGAAGAACATGAAGATTCTCAGGCTGTAGCTATCAATGGTGTTCATAATGATTTGGATTTGGATCAGCAGAGGGACCTGGCAGAAGCTCAGGAATCGCAAGACACTAGTGTGCATGTTGCTGAATCTGAGCTAAATCGGTCAAATAATGATGAGGAGATGGTTGAGGAGGAAAGCAAATTGAATTCGACCATTGACATAAAAGAACATGAAGATTCTCAGGCTGTAGCCATCAATGGTGTTCATAATGATTTGGATTTGGATCAGCAGAGGGACCTGGCAGAAGCTCAGGAATCGCAAGACACAAGTGTGCATGTTGCTGAATCTGAGCTAAGTCGGTCAAATAATGATGAGGAGAAGGTTGAGGAGGAAAGCAAATTGAATTCGACCATTGACATAAAAGAACATGAAGATTCTCAGGCTGTAGCTATCAATGGTGTTCATAATGATTTGGATTTGGATCAGCAGAGGGACCTGGCAGAATTGATCACCACTGAAGATGTTTCTGAATCTGAGCCCAGTCAGTCTAGGAATGATGACGAGAAGGTTGAGGAAAGCAAATTGGGTTCTGAAGATTCTCAGGCTGTAGTTAGCAATGCTGCTCATAATTTTCTAGCCTCAGATCAAGAGAAGAAACTGAAGGAATTGATGAATAATGATGATGTTACTGAATTCAAGCCAAAACAATCTAGCATTGATGTGAAGGTAGAGGAGGAAAGCAAATTGGACTCGGCCATCCATgtagaagaaattgaagattCTCAGGCTGCAGTTATCAATGGTGCCTGTAATAGTTTGGATTTGAACCAGGAGAAGGAACAGCCAGAATTGATCAAGGATCTTCCTCTGGAAGATTCTGTGGAGGAGTCTGGGGATCCCCTCAAGCAGAATCTGGAAACAGCTCCATGTCCAGTCATGGCTGATGAAAAATTGGAAGCAGAATCTGCTGAAGGCCCTACATCTGATGAAAATAGAGATGGCTTGCCTGCTGGTCATGCTCAAGATACTGCTGCAGAAACTCCGGTTGTTGATGACCTGGTTGATGCCAAACAAAATATATCTAAGAGCTCTTCTGAAAATGTTGAACTTGTAGCAACTTCTGATGCTGAAACTGGTCAGAGTTTTCCAATTTCTAGTGATAATGGTACAACAGGAGATGAAACAAGTCACATCCTTATGGATGCTGTGCAATCAGAAGTGCCACATGCTAATGGCCTTGATATTCATGAAAAAGGAGGATTGCTTACTAGCCAGGAAAGTGCTTCACAAACTGTTCTTGTTAATGACTTTGTTCATACACCAGAGCAAAACCATACCTTAGAAATCAGCACGGAAGTGTCCTCCCCTGCTGTTCTCGAGGAAGCACCTGTTGAAAGTAGTGAAAGTTTCCCAGTTTCTCCTATCAATGATATTGGAGCAGAACCAATTGTCAGAATTGAGGATTCTTGTCCAGTAGAAGATTCCAAGTTATGTGATATTGTAAGAACAGAGACCAAGGTTGATAACATAGGTGAAAGTGCTGATTCTCATCCTGTTGATGATTCAAAAGTAGAGGCTGAAGTTGAGAATGTCCTTGTTGCACCAAGTGGCCATGCTAATGATGTGAAGCTAGATATTGGGGCTAGTTCCCATTCCGTTGAATCTGATGAGAAAGTATCTATTTTGTCAATCGGTAATGTGGATGTAGAATCTGAAGTCACAGAAGCAGTGAACGAAGGTGATAGCAACAGAACTTCTGTTTCCATTGACAATCCAGATGGAGAAACCTTTAAATGTGATTCAACTGGGAATGAAAGCTACATGCCCAAAATTGAAGTCCAAGCAGACTCAGaagttgaaaatatatcaactGCAGCAAGGGAAGAAGTGCCCAACAGAGATGGCTTTGTGTCTCAGCTTGAGGGTGAGGTTAGTAAGAATGAAACTCCCAAACCTACTTCGGAAGACTCTGCGGTTGTTACCTCTGATGAGCAATATGTTGTTGCTGAGCTGGGGAAAGGGCCATTCTACATAATTAAGGTTCCAAGATTTGATGAAAGAAATTTAAGAGAGAAGGTTGAAGATGCTAAATTTCAAGTTGAGGAGAAGAGTAAAATCCGGGATGCTATTCAAGCTCAAATCCAAATAATAaag GCCAAGCGTAAAGAGTATGAAGATAGCTTTTTAGATGCCAGATCAGAAGAGAAAGCTGCACGTGACTTGCTTAAGGCCAAGCGGAAGGAAATAGATTCtgttcaatatataattaacagaaCGAGGAATGCCCTTGAAATTGAGGAAATTGATGGCAGG ATACGCTCTATGGAACACAAGATACAACATGAAACCCTGCCTTTGAAGGAAGAAAAGCAGTTCATTCGTGATATCAAGCAGTTGAAGCAAATTCGAGAGCAGTTCTCTTCTAATATGGGCAGCCAGGATGAAGTTCAGCAGGCTATGGATCAGAAAGATCAAAGTGAAGAGCGCTTAAAG TCTTTGAGGAAAGAAGCAGATGTATTGAGAGACAGCCTTCTCAAAGCTGAAGCAGTCACTGAAGATGCTAAGAAGAAATATAATGATGAACATGAGAAGATAAATCAATTGCTATTTCAGCATAGAGCTGCTAATGATATACGACAAGAAGCATTTGCGCATTTGCAGAGTTTGAGGAAACAATTATATGAAAAG agtaaatttttttacaagTACAAAGATGATTTAACAGCAGCAACTAATTTGGCATTGAAGGGAGATAAAGAGGAACTTCAACGTCATTGTGCTAACCAA GTGGAGAGAGTTATGGAATTATGGAATAACAATGACGAGTTCCGGAAAGAGTACATGAGTTCCAACATGAGGAATACATTAAGGAGACTGCGGACATTGGATGGTCGTGCACTGGGCCCTGATGAACAGCCACCCATTATTCCAAATGTTGTTAGTCAAAGAGCgaccaaacacaatgttgcACCATCAGCTCCTGCTCTTGAAGTAGAAAAGCCAGTTACACCTGTGGAGACCCAAAGGATAGATGAAAAATCCACAGCAAAGCTTGGGGACAAAAAGAATCAGACTGTTAAAACTAAAAGGCAGGCAAAACCTGCTTCCTTGGAGAATGGTTTGCCAACTGTTTCTGGAAGAGATCAGATTGAAGAATCAAGACAAGAGGAGAATAAGCTTCCGAAGGAGGAAGAATCAAGGCAAGAGAATAAGCTTACGAAGGAGGAAGAATCAAGGCAAGAGAATAAGCTTACAAAGGAGGAAGTTGAGTTAGCCAGGAAGATAGAGGAATTGAGGAAGGAAAAGGAAGCAGCCATGTTAAAGGAGCAACGGAGATTGGAGGAGAAGGCCAAAGCAAAAGAGgcaatggagaggaaaaaacgAAATGCAGAAAAGGCCCAGGCCAGGGCTTCGCTAAGAGCACAAAGGGAAGCTGAGCAGAAAGAGAAG gaaaaggagaagaaggcaaagaagaaggaaaaaaggaagGCAGCAGCAGAGGATACTAAAGATATCGATGAGGTTGAGTCTGCTCCTAGTTCTGAAACTCCAACTGAAACCAATGAGTCTGAAAGAACCGAGAAGCCTGTGACTGTGGCAAAGAGGCCTCAAAAGCAAACAAAGGCAAAATCTATGCCTCTGCCTCTTCGCAACAAGGGTAAGAGAAAGATGCAAACATGGATGTGGGCCCTTATCACACTGCTGGCTGTTGTTGCCTTGTTTTTTATGGGGAACAGCAGCTTCTTTAATCTTGGGCTGCAACAAAGGTTTGGcatctaa